One window of Cydia pomonella isolate Wapato2018A chromosome 5, ilCydPomo1, whole genome shotgun sequence genomic DNA carries:
- the LOC133518020 gene encoding asparagine synthetase domain-containing protein CG17486, producing MLIVIIMCGIICEICCSRYVTPKVYNDRTILQRIKNRGPDCVNTTEINAGDGIRIFFCGAVLWMQGQELTPQPVENNVGILLYNGDIFDESWNESVSDTMTIMNNLAPKTDSSANEHIIAQLKLLKGPFCIIYFDKHSQELYFTRDRIGRNSLLFHKMDNYIAISNVLDRRYNCVEVPATHIYCFNIKSNKVILHSWAGNETEHYLIEDLYKSFQKQQNIPDEDFKVASETPRELCIEDDLIEFLRATSKNNDGYMKLMETLLSHPTIKTTVRRLTELLQKSVKIRLKRQPNKCKNCLISRENTCSHSTIGVLFSGGLDCTILAYLAHTYVSKEQSIDLINVAFKKDSMASYDVPDRLTGRQSFEELKTLCPTRKWNFIEVNVPKEELEEFQMKTIADLVFPRKTILDESLGSALWFASRGQVEDSTSSCRVLLIGSGADELFGGYKRHYNAFKRHSWPGLSEELLLDWKRISFRNLARDNRVICDHGRQPRMPYLDEEFIDYVLHLKPWLKCFPSDDFGPGIGDKLMLRLVAFHVGLRNVVTLPKRALQFGSRIANKKEKGSDLSSRFLNT from the exons ATGTTAATTGTTATAATAATGTGTGGAATAATTTGTGAAATCTGTTGCTCAAGATATGTAACGCCTAAG gtttacAATGATCGTACCATTTTACAACGTATTAAGAATAGAGGTCCAGACTGTGTCAATACTACTGAAATAAATGCTGGTGATGGTATAAGAATATTTTTCTGTGGTGCAGTGCTGTGGATGCAGGGCCAGGAGCTGACACCACAGCCTGTTGAAAATAATGTTGGAATTCTGCTTTATAATGGAGATATTTTTGACGAATCTTGGAATGAAAGTGTCTCTGATACAATGACTATAATGAATAATCTTGCTCCAAAAACA gATAGTTCTGCAAACGAACATATTATTGCACAGTTAAAATTACTCAAAGGAcccttttgtattatttacttCGATAAACATTCTCAAGAACTATATTTTACTCGTGATCGGATTGGTAGGAACAGTCTACTGTTCCATAAAATGGATAATTATATAGCAATCAGTAATGTCTTGG atagAAGATACAATTGTGTAGAAGTTCCAGCAACACATATTtactgttttaatattaaatctaatAAAGTAATATTACACTCATGGGCTGGTAATGAAACAGAACATTATTTAATTGAAGATCTATATAAGTCCTTccagaaacaacaaaacataccTGATGAGGATTTCAAAGTTGCATCTGAAACTCCAAGAGAGCTCTGCATTGAG GATGATCTGATAGAGTTTCTTAGAGCTACATCCAAAAACAATGATGGGTATATGAAATTGATGGAGACACTTTTAAGCCATCCAACTATTAAAACAACTGTTAGAAGACTGACTGAACTTCTACAGAAAAGTGTAAAAATCAGATTGAAAAGACAACCCAATAAGTGTAAAAACTGTCTTATTTCTAGAGAAAACACTTGTTCTCATTCTACAATTGGTGTCCTATTTTCAGGAGGTTTAGACTGTACTATTCTTGCATATCTGGCTCATACATATGTATCTAAAGAGCAAAGCATTGACCTTATAAATGTTGCCTTCAAAAAAGATTCCATGGCATCATATGATGTGCCAGACAGATTGACAGGGAGACAGTCTTTTGAGGAATTAAAAACTCTATGTCCAACAAG aaaatggaattttatagaagttaATGTTCCCAAAGAAGAATTGGAGGAGTTTCAAATGAAAACAATTGCAGATCTAGTGTTCCCAAGGAAAACTATTTTAGATGAAAGCCTAGGATCAGCTTTGTGGTTTGCCTCTCGTGGACAAGTTGAGGATAGTACTTCATCTTGCAGG GTTTTGTTAATAGGTTCAGGTGCTGATGAATTATTTGGGGGATATAAAAGGCACTATAACGCATTCAAGAGACATTCCTGGCCAGGGCTTAGTGAGGAACTTCTATTGGACTGGAAGAGGATATCTTTTAGAAACCTGGCGCGAGATAACAGAGTGATATGTGACCATGGGAGACAGCCCAGAATGCCATACCTTGATGAGGAGTTCATAGACTATGTTTTGCATTTGAAACCCTGGCTGAA GTGTTTCCCTAGTGATGATTTTGGTCCTGGCATTGGAGACAAACTAATGTTGCGCCTTGTGGCCTTTCATGTAGGTTTAAGAAATGTTGTCACCCTTCCCAAAAGAGCTCTACAATTCGGATCAAGAATAGccaacaaaaaagaaaaaggcAGTGATTTGTCAAGTAGATTCTTGAATACTTAA
- the LOC133518022 gene encoding zinc finger protein 300-like has translation MSVNEKTCRLCMNTEAIINLFSVDGDLTLDNKISACIDLQISIGDGLPAVICKMCENNVKTFYDFKQKCIYIDSKLRKELLAKNCQYSPSKLTLDDTDLDNIKMDIKLECDIFNKMDCELKNTLDSWLSDDADSAFYVDYFNNQVPGKEEENEPTSGTLNNFPQHDDNKIHLKKQSRKLRKKESTQPKIYQCEICGRILKNKSVLVKHIATHSGIKQFSCKLCSKTFTRAEHKVVHMRIHLGIKPYICEVCGRPFTKRQDLIRHMRIHSDDKNYACPRCDRRFKRSGDVQSHLRTHTGAKPYSCNVCDKSYTSHSGLRKHYKSHCKRENTIIK, from the exons atgtcCGTAAATGAAAAAACATGCAGGCTATGCATGAATACAGAGGCaattatcaatttattttcagtGGATGGTGATCTTACTCTTGATAACAAAATCAGTGCATGTATTGATTTACAG attAGTATTGGCGACGGATTACCTGCAGTCATATGCAAAATGTGTGAAAATAATGTCAAAACATTTTATGATTTTAAGCAAAAGTGTATATATATTGATTCTAAATTAAGAAAAGAATTACTAGCTAAGAACTGTCAATATTCACCAAGCAAACTAACTTTGGATGACACTGATCTGGACAATATTAAGATGGATATTAAATTagaatgtgatatttttaacaaaatggaTTGTGAGTTGAAGAACACGTTGGATTCTTGGCTGTCAGATGACGCCGACTCAGCATTTTATGTGGACTACTTTAATAACCAAGTCCCTGGTAAGGAAGAAGAAAATGAACCTACATCAGGAACCTTGAACAACTTTCCACAACATgatgataataaaatacatcttaaaaaaCAATCCAGAAAATTGAGGAAAAAAGAATCAACTCAACCAAAAATATACCAATGTGAGATTTGTGGGCgtatattaaaaaacaaatcgGTATTAGTTAAACACATTGCTACACACTCTGGTATCAAACAATTTTCATGTAAACTTTGTTCAAAAACATTCACAAGAGCAGAACATAAGGTTGTTCATATGAGAATCCATCTGGGTATCAAACCATACATTTGTGAAGTATGTGGAAGGCCATTTACAAAACGCCAAGATTTAATCAGACATATGAGAATTCATAGCGACGATAAGAATTATGCCTGTCCCAGATGTGACCGCAGATTCAAGCGCTCTGGTGATGTACAAAGCCATTTACGAACACACACCGGAGCCAAACCATATAGCTGTAATGTTTGTGACAAGAGCTACACTTCACACAGTGGCCTTAGGAAACATTATAAATCACATTGTAAAAGAGAAAACACAATTATTAAATGA